Proteins encoded within one genomic window of Caldilineales bacterium:
- a CDS encoding Gfo/Idh/MocA family oxidoreductase, whose product MSEGTGFTAMAAEAAEGSVPTIGVGMLGYAFMGKAHSNAFKTLPYMIYPPPAIPRLTAIAGRDQAATTAAARRFGYEKSYSDWRAMIEDPDVQLLDNGGPNALHAEPSIYAAQLGKHVLCEKPLARTPEEARTMLDAVNKAGIKHMVAFNYRFVPAIRQIRYLIDSGALGQIYHFRAVYLQEWIMPHYNQGMIWRLQKSVAGSGALGDLGAHIIDLAHYLVGGMKTVAALTKTFIPERPWSDGSMGTVDVDDAFVSAVEFENGAIGTLETTRFAAGRKNSNCIEINAEKGSIRFNLERMNEMEVFWVGEQPKETQGFHSVLVSEGYHPWWNYWWPHGHIIGWEHTFIHEIAHLLDCIANDKPVGPHGATFEDGYRADVVCGAILESAASRRHVDVKY is encoded by the coding sequence ATGAGCGAAGGAACCGGATTCACCGCCATGGCCGCGGAAGCGGCCGAGGGCAGCGTCCCCACCATCGGCGTCGGCATGTTGGGCTACGCCTTCATGGGCAAGGCCCATTCCAACGCCTTCAAGACCCTGCCCTACATGATCTACCCGCCGCCCGCCATCCCCCGGCTGACGGCCATTGCCGGTCGCGACCAGGCCGCCACCACCGCCGCCGCCCGCCGCTTCGGCTACGAGAAATCCTACAGCGATTGGCGGGCCATGATCGAGGACCCCGATGTCCAACTGCTCGACAATGGCGGTCCCAATGCCCTCCACGCCGAACCGTCGATCTATGCCGCCCAGCTGGGCAAGCACGTGCTGTGCGAAAAGCCGTTGGCGCGCACGCCCGAGGAAGCCAGGACCATGCTCGATGCCGTCAACAAGGCCGGGATCAAGCACATGGTCGCCTTCAACTACCGCTTCGTGCCCGCCATCCGCCAGATCCGCTACCTGATAGACTCCGGCGCCCTCGGCCAGATCTACCACTTCCGCGCTGTGTACCTGCAAGAATGGATCATGCCGCACTACAACCAGGGCATGATCTGGCGCCTGCAGAAGAGCGTGGCCGGCAGCGGCGCCTTGGGCGACTTGGGCGCCCACATCATCGACCTGGCCCACTACCTGGTGGGCGGGATGAAGACGGTGGCGGCGCTGACCAAGACCTTCATCCCCGAGCGGCCGTGGAGCGACGGCAGCATGGGCACAGTCGATGTCGATGATGCCTTCGTGTCCGCGGTCGAGTTCGAGAACGGCGCTATCGGCACGCTCGAAACCACTCGCTTCGCCGCCGGCCGCAAGAATTCCAACTGCATCGAGATCAACGCCGAGAAAGGCAGCATCCGCTTCAACCTGGAGCGCATGAACGAGATGGAGGTGTTCTGGGTGGGCGAACAACCGAAGGAAACCCAGGGCTTCCACAGCGTCCTCGTCTCCGAGGGCTACCATCCCTGGTGGAACTACTGGTGGCCGCACGGCCACATCATCGGCTGGGAGCACACCTTCATCCACGAGATCGCCCACCTGCTCGATTGCATCGCCAACGACAAGCCGGTCGGCCCGCATGGCGCCACCTTCGAAGACGGCTACCGCGCCGACGTGGTCTGCGGCGCCATCCTCGAATCGGCCGCCTCCCGGCGACACGTCGATGTGAAGTATTAG
- a CDS encoding sugar phosphate isomerase/epimerase, protein MARPVTLFSGQWADLTFDVFCQKAKSFGYDGVEIACWGDHFDAAKALSEDGYVQSRWDIMNKYDLQCFAISTHLIGQCVGDDPIDHRHKGILPPRLWGDGNPEGVRQRCAEEVKNTARAAAKMGLKVVNGFTGSAVWRMLYFFPPTSQADIDAGYADFAARWKPIVDVFQENDVKFGLEVHPTEIAYDIITAHRALKALDYHPAFGFNFDPSHFIHQLLNPVEFIDEFGDRIWHMHVKDSRVQLTGRNSILSSHLDFGDHRRGWDFVSPGRGDVKWDQVFRALNRVGYSGPLSVEWEDTGMNREQGAPEAVQMVRRMDLTPSSQAFDEAFKQK, encoded by the coding sequence ATGGCTCGACCAGTCACCCTCTTCAGCGGCCAATGGGCCGATTTGACATTCGATGTCTTTTGCCAGAAGGCGAAAAGCTTTGGCTACGATGGCGTCGAGATCGCCTGCTGGGGCGACCACTTCGATGCTGCCAAAGCCCTGTCCGAAGACGGCTACGTGCAAAGTCGCTGGGACATCATGAACAAGTACGACCTCCAATGCTTCGCCATCAGCACCCACCTGATTGGCCAGTGCGTTGGGGATGATCCCATCGACCATCGCCACAAGGGCATCCTGCCGCCCCGTCTGTGGGGCGATGGCAACCCCGAGGGCGTGCGCCAGCGCTGCGCCGAGGAAGTCAAGAATACCGCCCGCGCCGCCGCCAAGATGGGATTGAAAGTGGTCAATGGCTTCACCGGCAGCGCCGTGTGGCGAATGCTGTATTTCTTCCCGCCCACCAGCCAGGCTGATATCGACGCCGGCTATGCCGATTTCGCCGCCCGCTGGAAGCCGATCGTGGACGTGTTCCAGGAGAACGACGTCAAGTTCGGCTTGGAAGTCCACCCCACCGAGATCGCCTACGACATCATCACCGCCCACCGGGCGCTGAAGGCGCTGGACTATCACCCGGCCTTTGGCTTCAACTTCGACCCCAGCCACTTCATCCACCAGCTCCTCAACCCGGTGGAGTTCATCGACGAATTCGGCGACCGCATCTGGCACATGCACGTGAAAGACAGCCGGGTGCAGCTCACCGGCCGCAACAGCATCCTCTCCTCGCACCTCGACTTCGGCGACCACCGTCGCGGCTGGGATTTCGTCTCGCCCGGTCGTGGCGACGTGAAATGGGATCAGGTCTTCCGGGCCTTGAACCGGGTCGGCTACAGCGGCCCGCTCTCGGTCGAGTGGGAAGACACGGGCATGAACCGCGAGCAGGGCGCGCCCGAAGCCGTACAGATGGTGCGCCGGATGGACCTCACCCCCTCTAGCCAGGCGTTCGACGAGGCATTCAAGCAGAAATAG
- a CDS encoding sugar phosphate isomerase/epimerase has translation MRFGVNTWVWTSPLTTAELETLAPHVAQMGFDWVEVPLESLDDLDHRRGAEIIKAHGLGVSCCAAMGPDRDLIHPDPAIRDSGMAYIRGAIAATATLGATNLVGPIYATVGRTWQQSPADRAKDLDVLVTNLGQLAEHAGKHGVTLCLEPLNRFETSFINLAAQAIEVVDRVNHPHCQIMLDTFHMNIEEKSLGEAIRAAGPRLKHFHACENDRGAPGSGNVTWDEVARALREIDYDGPVVIESFTAKVKSIARAAAIWRSLAPTQDDLARDGLNFLKMLLG, from the coding sequence ATGCGCTTTGGCGTCAATACCTGGGTCTGGACATCGCCGCTGACCACGGCAGAATTGGAAACGCTGGCCCCCCATGTGGCCCAGATGGGCTTCGATTGGGTCGAGGTCCCGCTGGAAAGCCTGGATGACCTCGACCATAGGCGCGGAGCCGAAATCATCAAGGCGCACGGCCTGGGTGTGAGCTGCTGCGCCGCCATGGGCCCCGACCGCGACCTCATCCACCCCGACCCGGCCATCCGCGACAGCGGCATGGCCTATATCCGCGGGGCGATCGCAGCCACGGCTACGCTAGGGGCCACGAACCTGGTTGGACCGATCTACGCCACCGTAGGCCGCACCTGGCAGCAATCGCCCGCCGACCGGGCCAAAGACCTCGATGTCCTGGTGACGAACTTGGGCCAGCTGGCCGAGCACGCCGGCAAGCACGGCGTCACCCTCTGCCTCGAGCCGCTCAACCGCTTCGAGACCAGCTTCATCAACCTGGCGGCGCAGGCCATCGAGGTGGTGGATCGGGTCAATCACCCCCACTGCCAGATCATGCTCGACACCTTCCACATGAACATCGAGGAGAAGTCGCTGGGCGAGGCCATCCGCGCTGCCGGCCCCCGGCTGAAGCACTTCCACGCCTGCGAGAACGACCGTGGTGCGCCTGGCTCGGGCAACGTGACCTGGGACGAAGTGGCCCGCGCCCTGCGCGAGATCGATTACGACGGCCCGGTTGTGATCGAGTCGTTCACCGCCAAAGTCAAGAGCATCGCCCGCGCCGCCGCCATCTGGCGTTCGCTGGCGCCCACCCAGGACGACCTGGCGCGCGATGGACTCAACTTCCTGAAAATGCTGCTCGGTTGA
- a CDS encoding ABC transporter ATP-binding protein, translating to MSSVELQHISKRFPTVAALSDVSFTVRDHEFFVLLGPTGAGKTTTLRIIAALLKQDEGSVLFDGEAVDGLTPADRDVAFVFQQYSLYPTMTVYDNLAFPLRSPMRKTPEPEIKERVQHAAEILRITHLLDRKTARLSGGEMQRVSIGRAIVRQPRIFLMDEPLSNLDAKLRESLRVELQHMQKTQGNTTLFVTHDQIEALTMADRIAVLDHGRIIQIGAPADIYDRPATTFVATLVGTPRINLFTAARENGTYFVANSDLHLPMPGDRAMPQQVQVGLRPEDVKITPGGRFTGVVALTEPLGVETILHIRSGQQTLLSILPGITPLRRDDPVRFDILHERLHFFDVDGKRV from the coding sequence ATGAGCAGCGTCGAACTCCAACACATCAGCAAACGCTTCCCCACCGTCGCCGCCCTGAGCGATGTCTCATTCACCGTGCGCGACCATGAGTTCTTCGTCCTCCTCGGCCCCACCGGCGCCGGCAAGACGACCACCCTGCGCATCATCGCTGCCCTGCTCAAACAGGACGAAGGCTCGGTGCTGTTCGATGGCGAAGCCGTGGATGGCCTCACCCCGGCCGACCGCGACGTGGCCTTCGTCTTCCAGCAGTACTCGCTGTACCCCACGATGACGGTGTACGACAACCTGGCCTTCCCCCTGCGCTCGCCCATGCGCAAAACGCCGGAGCCGGAGATCAAGGAGCGGGTGCAGCACGCGGCCGAGATCCTGCGCATCACCCACCTGCTCGACCGCAAAACCGCCCGGCTTTCGGGCGGCGAGATGCAGCGCGTCTCCATCGGCCGGGCCATCGTCCGCCAGCCGCGCATCTTCCTCATGGACGAACCGCTCTCGAACCTGGACGCCAAGCTGCGCGAGTCGTTGCGGGTCGAACTCCAGCACATGCAGAAAACCCAGGGCAACACGACCTTGTTCGTCACCCACGACCAGATCGAAGCCCTGACCATGGCCGACCGCATCGCCGTCCTCGACCACGGCCGGATCATCCAGATCGGCGCCCCGGCCGACATCTATGACCGGCCTGCCACCACTTTCGTCGCCACCCTGGTCGGGACCCCGCGCATCAACCTCTTCACGGCCGCCCGCGAGAACGGGACGTACTTCGTCGCCAACAGCGACCTGCACCTGCCCATGCCCGGCGACCGCGCCATGCCACAACAGGTGCAGGTGGGCCTTCGCCCGGAGGACGTCAAGATCACGCCCGGCGGACGCTTCACTGGCGTCGTCGCCCTCACCGAGCCGCTCGGCGTCGAGACCATCCTCCACATCCGCTCCGGCCAGCAGACCCTGCTCAGCATCCTCCCTGGCATCACCCCCCTCCGCCGCGACGACCCCGTTCGTTTCGACATCCTCCACGAACGACTGCATTTCTTCGATGTGGATGGAAAGAGGGTTTAG
- a CDS encoding ABC transporter ATP-binding protein: protein MATIELKQVAKKFGNNWAVKPMDLTIADGEFVCLLGPSGCGKTTTLRMISGLEAVTEGAILLDRRDVTWRHPSDRDIAFVFQFYALYPHMSVRENIAFPLQAEGEKKENIDKRVAEVVDLLRIGHLLKARPSKLSGGDQQRVALARALVRRPAAFLMDEPLGALDAELRETMRAEIKQLHLAQHATTVYVTHDQVEAMAMSDRIVVMSAAEVQQIGSPAQVYYDPANLFVARFIGSPGMNLLKGRIDGERVQVSGAGNTVPIPASYRSALATTGGDVVAGFRPEAAAISGNGGSMGGEIYAVDMHGSYKLLHVSVGEGEGASIVHIRSDRMAPYTIGSPVRFDIDPDMVRFFDPKSERALGRGIASPAARNDSKREVGQ, encoded by the coding sequence ATGGCCACGATTGAACTCAAGCAAGTCGCCAAGAAGTTCGGCAACAACTGGGCCGTCAAGCCGATGGATTTGACCATCGCCGATGGCGAATTCGTCTGCTTGCTCGGCCCCTCTGGCTGCGGCAAAACGACCACCCTGCGTATGATCTCCGGTCTGGAGGCCGTGACCGAGGGCGCTATCCTGCTCGACCGCCGCGATGTCACCTGGCGGCACCCCTCCGACCGCGATATCGCCTTCGTCTTCCAGTTCTACGCCCTCTACCCCCATATGTCGGTGCGCGAAAACATCGCCTTCCCGCTCCAGGCCGAGGGTGAGAAGAAGGAAAATATCGACAAGCGCGTGGCTGAAGTGGTCGACCTGCTACGCATCGGCCATCTGCTCAAGGCCCGGCCCAGCAAGCTCAGCGGCGGCGATCAGCAGCGCGTAGCCCTGGCCCGCGCCCTTGTCCGCCGCCCTGCCGCCTTCCTCATGGACGAGCCATTGGGCGCGCTCGACGCCGAGTTGCGCGAGACGATGCGGGCCGAGATCAAGCAGCTTCACCTCGCCCAACACGCCACCACCGTCTATGTCACCCACGACCAGGTGGAGGCCATGGCTATGAGCGACCGCATCGTGGTCATGTCGGCGGCGGAGGTGCAGCAGATCGGCTCACCCGCCCAGGTCTATTACGACCCGGCCAACCTCTTCGTCGCCCGCTTCATCGGCAGCCCCGGCATGAACCTGCTGAAGGGGCGCATCGACGGCGAGCGAGTGCAGGTCTCCGGCGCCGGCAACACCGTCCCCATCCCCGCCTCCTATCGCTCAGCCCTGGCCACGACCGGCGGCGATGTCGTCGCCGGCTTCCGGCCCGAGGCCGCCGCCATCAGCGGCAACGGCGGTTCGATGGGAGGTGAGATCTATGCCGTCGATATGCACGGCTCGTACAAGTTGCTGCACGTCAGCGTGGGCGAGGGCGAAGGGGCGAGCATCGTCCACATCCGCAGCGACCGCATGGCCCCGTACACCATCGGCAGCCCCGTTCGGTTCGACATCGACCCCGACATGGTGCGCTTCTTCGACCCGAAGAGTGAGCGGGCATTGGGCAGGGGGATTGCTTCGCCTGCGGCTCGCAATGACAGCAAGCGGGAGGTGGGCCAATGA
- a CDS encoding carbohydrate ABC transporter permease, with product MADFYETGPAAPVVESIRVDKVSPRSRWQGKVRAAAVIVLALIGLIPIYVMGVTAFKTRTDVVAVPPKITFSPTLEGFVFLFTERAVVTSSRMEEVKKAAEAGQLSLFQRIALNSGQQITGTSDYVRRLKNSLIIAGLSTLFSVTLGLFAAYAFSRFEVKGKDDLMFFILSTRMLPAVVVTIPIFLMYRQLGLHDTHLGMILLYTVFNLSLSVWLLKGFIDEIPREYEDAALVDGYTRMQAFFKIVLPQAVTGIAATTVFCLIFAWNEYAFALMLTSDTARTAPPSIATMLGRGGIEWSAIAAGSLGFLIPVVIVAFALRNYLLRGVTFGAIRQ from the coding sequence ATGGCTGATTTCTATGAAACTGGGCCGGCTGCTCCGGTCGTCGAATCGATTCGTGTCGACAAGGTCAGCCCGCGCTCGCGCTGGCAGGGCAAAGTGCGCGCGGCGGCCGTCATCGTGCTGGCGCTCATTGGCTTGATCCCCATCTACGTGATGGGTGTGACGGCCTTCAAGACACGCACCGATGTGGTAGCCGTTCCGCCCAAAATCACCTTTTCCCCCACCCTCGAGGGCTTCGTCTTCTTGTTCACCGAGCGCGCGGTCGTGACGTCCTCGCGCATGGAAGAAGTCAAGAAGGCGGCCGAAGCCGGGCAGCTCAGCCTGTTCCAGCGCATTGCCCTCAACAGCGGCCAGCAGATCACCGGAACGAGCGACTATGTTCGGCGCTTGAAGAACTCGCTCATCATCGCCGGCCTTTCGACCCTCTTCTCGGTGACGCTGGGCTTATTTGCCGCCTATGCCTTCAGTCGTTTCGAGGTCAAGGGCAAAGACGATCTCATGTTTTTCATCCTCAGCACGCGCATGTTGCCGGCCGTGGTCGTCACCATCCCCATCTTCCTGATGTATCGGCAGCTCGGCCTGCACGACACCCATCTTGGCATGATCCTGCTGTACACCGTTTTCAACCTCTCACTCTCGGTCTGGCTGCTGAAGGGCTTCATCGACGAGATCCCGCGTGAATACGAGGATGCCGCCCTGGTCGATGGCTACACCCGCATGCAGGCCTTCTTCAAGATTGTGCTGCCCCAGGCCGTGACCGGCATTGCCGCCACCACCGTCTTCTGCCTCATCTTCGCCTGGAACGAATACGCCTTCGCCCTCATGCTCACCTCCGACACCGCCCGCACCGCCCCGCCCAGCATCGCCACCATGCTCGGTCGCGGCGGCATCGAGTGGTCGGCCATTGCTGCCGGCAGCCTGGGCTTCCTCATCCCGGTCGTGATCGTCGCCTTCGCCCTGCGAAACTATCTCCTCCGCGGCGTCACCTTCGGCGCCATTCGGCAGTGA
- a CDS encoding sugar ABC transporter permease, whose protein sequence is MTAAQTQMRSLGAQPQQGRRRELSDRAIVNLFIWPTLILLILWNVFPLLYSLYVSFTDYSAISNKAPQWVGSANYVDLLTNPQMWKYFATTGRYALVTVGMQTILGFGLALLVKEKFRGSGLLTTLILIPMMLSPVVVGLFWKLMYNPTFGYFNYLLGFFQASTGPDMLAGRFAGTPVPNLALWAVALVDIWMWTPFVMLLALSGLKAIPDYLYEAAVIDRASTWFQFWRITVPQVAPLLLIAILFRTIEAFKSFDLVMGMTGGGPGDQTELIAVNLYRQAFQGQWRTGHASALAYLILIIIIAISNLYIRYLNQMRGES, encoded by the coding sequence ATGACCGCAGCCCAAACACAGATGCGCTCACTCGGGGCGCAACCACAGCAGGGACGACGCCGCGAACTCAGCGATCGGGCCATCGTCAACCTGTTCATCTGGCCGACCCTGATTCTGCTGATCCTGTGGAATGTCTTTCCCCTGCTCTACAGCCTGTACGTGTCATTTACAGACTACTCGGCCATCAGCAACAAAGCGCCGCAGTGGGTTGGCTCTGCAAACTATGTCGATTTGCTGACCAACCCGCAGATGTGGAAGTACTTTGCCACCACTGGTCGCTATGCCCTGGTGACGGTGGGGATGCAGACGATCCTGGGTTTTGGCCTGGCTTTGCTGGTCAAAGAGAAATTCCGCGGCAGCGGCCTACTCACCACCCTCATCCTCATCCCGATGATGTTGTCGCCGGTGGTGGTGGGTTTGTTCTGGAAATTGATGTACAACCCCACCTTTGGCTATTTCAACTATTTGCTCGGCTTCTTCCAGGCATCCACTGGCCCGGATATGTTGGCCGGTCGTTTTGCCGGGACGCCAGTGCCCAACCTGGCGCTATGGGCGGTGGCCCTGGTAGACATCTGGATGTGGACGCCGTTCGTCATGCTGCTGGCCTTGTCGGGCCTCAAGGCCATCCCCGATTATCTTTACGAGGCGGCCGTCATCGACCGCGCCAGCACCTGGTTCCAGTTCTGGCGGATTACCGTGCCACAGGTGGCGCCCCTGCTCCTCATTGCCATCCTCTTCCGCACCATCGAGGCATTCAAATCCTTCGATCTGGTGATGGGCATGACCGGCGGTGGGCCGGGCGATCAAACCGAGTTGATCGCCGTCAATCTTTACCGCCAGGCATTCCAGGGACAGTGGCGGACCGGACACGCCAGCGCCCTGGCCTACCTGATTCTGATCATCATCATCGCCATCAGCAACTTGTATATCCGCTATCTCAATCAAATGCGCGGGGAGAGCTGA
- a CDS encoding extracellular solute-binding protein has protein sequence MFKKLLLVATLALLVALLAACAGAATPAPAAAPTSAPAATEAPAATEAPAAPAVSELKILWAQWDPADYLQQIGNMYEQETGIKVTVQQEPWGSFYNLFATEMAAKGSTWDMVVGDSQWIGQMTTQGHYVDMTDFLTSTGLKDSVTQATLTYYGEYPSGSGKYWAYPTEGDADGWAYRKDLFEDAKEKEAFKAKYGYDLDVPKDYKQLKDIAEFFTRKDQGLYGVAIYTQKDYDAITMGVENTMFSWGADWKDANNNAMGVVNSPAAVESLQFYRDLYDCCQWPGGNNAFFTETNDAFISGQAVMAMNYFAFFPALVNSGTNANYYDKVGFFPNPAGPTGKQHAALGGQGMSIVSYISDERKQAAMDFIKWFGQEKIQAEWAKLGGYTCNSNVLKSDAFLNATPFNPAFATTMGFVMDFWNIPEYGQLLESTQREFSKFVVEGTGTAQEALDTIAAEHDKILKDAGYIK, from the coding sequence ATGTTCAAGAAACTCTTGCTGGTCGCCACGCTCGCTCTGCTTGTCGCTCTGCTGGCAGCCTGCGCTGGCGCCGCCACCCCCGCTCCGGCGGCTGCACCGACCTCTGCGCCGGCCGCCACTGAAGCCCCGGCCGCAACCGAAGCCCCCGCTGCACCCGCCGTCAGCGAATTGAAGATCCTCTGGGCGCAATGGGATCCTGCCGACTACCTGCAACAGATCGGCAACATGTACGAACAGGAAACGGGCATCAAAGTCACCGTTCAGCAGGAACCGTGGGGATCGTTCTACAACCTGTTTGCCACCGAAATGGCCGCCAAAGGCAGCACCTGGGACATGGTGGTGGGCGACAGCCAGTGGATCGGCCAGATGACTACTCAAGGTCACTATGTGGACATGACCGACTTCCTGACCAGCACCGGCCTCAAGGATTCCGTTACCCAGGCCACCCTGACCTACTACGGCGAGTATCCGTCTGGCTCAGGCAAGTACTGGGCCTATCCCACCGAGGGCGACGCCGATGGCTGGGCCTATCGCAAGGACTTGTTCGAGGATGCCAAGGAGAAGGAAGCCTTCAAGGCCAAATACGGTTATGACCTTGACGTGCCCAAGGATTACAAGCAGCTCAAGGACATCGCCGAATTCTTCACCCGCAAGGATCAGGGGCTGTACGGCGTGGCCATCTACACCCAGAAGGACTACGACGCCATCACCATGGGCGTAGAGAACACCATGTTCAGTTGGGGCGCCGACTGGAAAGACGCCAACAACAACGCCATGGGCGTGGTCAACTCGCCTGCGGCCGTCGAGTCGTTGCAGTTCTATCGCGATCTCTATGACTGCTGCCAGTGGCCCGGCGGCAACAATGCCTTCTTCACCGAGACCAACGACGCCTTCATCAGCGGCCAGGCGGTCATGGCGATGAACTACTTCGCCTTCTTCCCGGCCCTGGTCAACTCCGGCACCAACGCCAACTATTACGACAAGGTGGGCTTCTTCCCGAACCCCGCTGGCCCCACCGGCAAGCAGCACGCGGCCTTGGGTGGCCAGGGCATGAGCATCGTCTCCTACATTAGTGATGAGCGCAAGCAGGCGGCGATGGACTTCATCAAGTGGTTCGGCCAGGAGAAGATCCAGGCAGAGTGGGCCAAGCTGGGCGGCTACACCTGCAACAGCAACGTGCTCAAGTCCGACGCCTTCCTCAACGCCACCCCGTTCAACCCCGCCTTCGCCACCACCATGGGCTTCGTCATGGACTTCTGGAACATTCCCGAATACGGGCAGTTGCTCGAGTCCACGCAGCGCGAGTTCAGCAAGTTCGTGGTCGAGGGCACCGGCACCGCCCAGGAAGCGTTGGACACCATCGCTGCCGAGCATGACAAGATCCTGAAGGACGCGGGGTACATCAAGTAG